Proteins encoded within one genomic window of Phototrophicus methaneseepsis:
- a CDS encoding DNA-directed RNA polymerase subunit beta' — MEAKEFSALRISLASPEHIRSWSYGEVTKPETINYRRLRPEKDGLFCEAIFGPTRDWQCYCGKYKNIRYRGIVCDKCGVEVTRSSVRRERMGHIELAAPVAHVWYTRRVPSYLGLLLDVSRRNLDRVLYFAQYVITRVDEDARNRVIQRIQKELALKEKELGGDIQERIDEIRGNHDEYLNQYEDRVKAIDSHFEGELNRLSDDVMKEAQRLQTRIETLMGQDAPEDLNFETADLVVTTKGEQITNEHISRVQEATNKYLGDLQQEVAAMRQRELDNLGGEIEGVSAEVNSTLDEQLGELDSRLSNIRQSAERQINELKELQVLQFLSENRYRELKSRYGNVFHASMGAEAFYDILRTLNLDKMATELWKEVRTTRSKQRKKKATRRLRVVESLRSSDNRPEWMILTVLPVIPPDLRPMVQLDGGRFATSDLNDLYRRVINRNNRLKHLLELGAPDVIVRNEKRMLQEAVDSLIDNSQRGKALSRRGRRELKSLSDMLKGKKGRFRRNLLGKRVDYSGRSVIVIGPRLKLYQCGIPKTMALELYRPFVISRLVKYNYASNVKGAKRIIERERPEVWEVLEQVIKDRPVLLNRAPTLHRLGIQAFEPTLVEGKAIQLHPLVCSAFNADFDGDQMAVHVPLSEKAVNEARTLMLSTKNLLKPADGQPIVGPAKDMVLGIYYLTMDPTVEIITLKKNADKYRSMQSLHDSRARIGIAFRSNGYYYTQYRDMDNTTLYRDVVEYDENDRKRVVETAIERTMRALMEGEVDCMLANTVEMRKLIAKNGWEDTLEISNLHERRLVVDMDEVDYLYGLGLVDLHTPILLGNVYDDREPQEQPEPTTVGRAIFNRILPDEMRYVQETLGKGGLKKLVARSYQVVGSDRTTDIVDAIKDYGFKYATLSGTTIAVSDLTIPDERDEILAEADKTVSSAERDFRRGLMTEEERYQITIEEWSGAKSRLESLLQDTLDPYGPVAVMALSGSTKGGFGPITQLAGMRGLMADPSGRIIDLPIRSHFREGLNALEYFISTHGARKGLADTALRTADAGYLTRRLVDVAQDMIVNVTDCGTEHGQIIRRSDDIAGQTIDERILGRCAARDIYDPDTGELIVARNGMIDEDVADIILKANIPEVEVRSPMTCQLVHGVCALCYGRDLGTGDMVSIGTAVGIIAAQSIGEPGTQLTLRTFHLGGTASAGGDITTGLPRVEELFEARRKPKGESVMVDYGGILRLTEREDGARIATVIDSEVFNQKHTIPAGWDIVVEDEQVIKKGAVLAQEKDGEGTVVSEIEGEVYIEDNDVYVRFERRDEHEYEIPLNARLMPNIHDGMEIRAGTQLTEGSRNPHQMLRVLGEDATQIYLLNEIQKVYRSQGVPIADKHFEVMIRKMLNRVQVTKSGDSELLPGELIDKLQLLQMNEELISQGKEPAAGIPVLLGITKAALSTDSFLSASSFQHTIKVLAGAAIESKVDPLHGLKENVIIGKLIPAGTGFYAYKERERIGPRATLAEQGALDYSEEEDELDDFVSAGD, encoded by the coding sequence TTGGAGGCAAAAGAATTTAGCGCCCTGCGTATTAGCTTGGCCTCGCCAGAGCATATTCGCTCGTGGTCCTATGGCGAAGTGACCAAGCCGGAAACCATCAACTATCGGCGTTTACGCCCAGAGAAAGATGGGTTGTTCTGTGAGGCGATCTTCGGTCCGACGCGCGATTGGCAGTGCTACTGCGGTAAGTACAAGAACATCCGCTATCGTGGCATCGTCTGCGACAAGTGCGGTGTTGAAGTGACGCGTTCTTCCGTACGTCGTGAACGGATGGGCCATATCGAATTGGCCGCCCCTGTCGCGCACGTGTGGTATACGCGCCGTGTTCCGAGTTACCTCGGCTTGCTGCTCGATGTCAGCCGCCGTAACCTGGACCGTGTGCTGTACTTCGCCCAATATGTCATTACCCGCGTTGATGAAGATGCACGCAACCGCGTCATTCAGCGTATTCAAAAAGAACTCGCGCTGAAGGAAAAAGAACTCGGTGGCGATATTCAAGAACGCATTGACGAAATTCGTGGCAACCATGATGAATATCTAAACCAGTATGAAGACCGCGTAAAGGCAATTGATAGCCACTTTGAGGGTGAACTCAACCGCCTGAGCGATGATGTCATGAAAGAGGCGCAGCGCCTGCAGACCCGCATCGAAACACTGATGGGCCAGGACGCGCCGGAAGATCTCAATTTTGAAACGGCTGATCTCGTCGTCACCACCAAGGGTGAACAGATCACAAATGAACATATCAGCCGTGTGCAAGAAGCCACCAACAAGTATCTGGGCGACCTTCAGCAAGAAGTTGCCGCAATGCGCCAGCGCGAGCTGGATAACCTCGGTGGTGAAATTGAAGGCGTTTCCGCAGAGGTCAACAGCACGCTCGATGAACAATTGGGCGAACTGGACAGCCGCCTGTCGAATATCCGCCAGAGTGCGGAACGCCAGATCAACGAACTGAAAGAACTCCAGGTCCTGCAATTCCTGTCGGAAAACCGCTATCGTGAACTGAAGAGCCGTTATGGCAATGTCTTCCATGCCAGCATGGGTGCAGAAGCCTTCTACGATATCCTGCGGACGCTGAACCTGGACAAGATGGCGACTGAGCTGTGGAAGGAAGTGCGTACCACGCGCTCCAAGCAGCGTAAGAAGAAGGCCACACGTCGTCTACGCGTCGTAGAAAGCCTGCGCAGCAGCGACAATCGTCCTGAGTGGATGATCCTGACAGTGCTGCCAGTCATCCCGCCAGACCTGCGCCCCATGGTGCAGCTTGATGGTGGGCGCTTCGCCACGAGCGATCTGAACGACCTGTATCGCCGCGTCATCAACCGCAACAACCGCCTCAAGCACCTGTTGGAGCTTGGCGCGCCGGATGTGATCGTTCGTAATGAAAAGCGTATGCTGCAAGAAGCAGTAGACAGCTTGATCGACAACAGCCAGCGTGGTAAGGCGCTCAGCCGCCGTGGCCGCCGCGAACTGAAATCCCTCAGTGATATGCTGAAGGGTAAGAAGGGTCGCTTCCGTCGTAACTTGCTGGGTAAACGTGTGGACTACTCCGGTCGTTCCGTGATCGTGATTGGCCCGCGCCTGAAGCTCTATCAGTGCGGTATCCCGAAGACGATGGCACTGGAACTTTACCGTCCATTCGTCATCAGCCGACTTGTGAAGTACAACTACGCCAGCAACGTAAAGGGTGCCAAGCGCATCATTGAACGTGAACGTCCAGAAGTCTGGGAAGTGCTGGAACAGGTCATCAAAGACCGTCCTGTACTGCTGAACCGTGCACCAACCCTGCACCGTCTCGGCATCCAGGCATTTGAGCCGACACTGGTCGAAGGTAAGGCGATTCAGCTTCACCCGCTCGTCTGCTCCGCCTTCAACGCGGACTTTGACGGTGACCAGATGGCTGTTCATGTGCCGCTGAGCGAAAAAGCAGTCAATGAAGCGCGCACACTGATGCTGAGTACCAAGAACCTGCTTAAGCCTGCTGACGGTCAGCCGATTGTTGGTCCGGCTAAGGACATGGTGCTGGGTATCTACTACCTGACGATGGACCCGACGGTCGAGATTATCACGCTGAAGAAGAACGCGGATAAGTACCGTTCCATGCAGTCCCTGCACGATAGCAGAGCACGCATCGGTATTGCTTTCCGGTCAAACGGGTACTACTACACTCAGTACCGTGACATGGATAACACCACGCTCTATCGTGATGTCGTTGAATACGATGAAAACGACCGTAAGCGCGTCGTCGAAACAGCCATTGAGCGCACAATGCGCGCACTGATGGAAGGCGAAGTTGATTGCATGCTCGCCAACACCGTCGAGATGCGCAAGCTCATCGCTAAGAATGGTTGGGAAGACACGCTGGAGATCAGCAACCTGCACGAACGTCGCCTCGTCGTCGATATGGACGAAGTCGACTATCTGTATGGCCTGGGCCTCGTCGACCTGCACACGCCGATTTTGCTCGGCAATGTGTATGACGACCGTGAGCCGCAGGAGCAGCCGGAACCCACGACAGTGGGCCGTGCGATCTTCAACCGCATCCTGCCGGATGAAATGCGCTATGTTCAGGAGACCCTGGGCAAAGGTGGCCTGAAGAAGTTGGTCGCCCGCAGCTACCAGGTGGTTGGTTCGGACCGTACAACAGATATCGTTGATGCGATTAAGGACTATGGCTTTAAGTATGCCACCCTTTCCGGCACGACGATTGCTGTTTCTGACCTGACAATCCCGGATGAACGTGACGAAATCCTGGCAGAAGCAGATAAAACAGTTAGCAGCGCAGAACGCGACTTCCGCCGTGGTTTGATGACGGAAGAAGAACGTTACCAGATCACCATTGAAGAATGGAGTGGTGCTAAGAGCCGCCTGGAATCTTTGCTGCAAGACACACTTGATCCATATGGCCCGGTCGCTGTTATGGCGCTCTCTGGCTCGACCAAGGGTGGCTTCGGCCCGATTACCCAGCTCGCTGGTATGCGTGGTCTTATGGCTGATCCGTCAGGCCGTATTATCGACTTGCCGATCCGCAGCCACTTCCGCGAAGGCTTGAACGCGCTGGAATACTTCATCTCTACACATGGTGCTCGTAAGGGTCTGGCAGATACAGCGCTGCGTACAGCGGACGCTGGTTACCTCACCCGCCGTCTGGTCGATGTGGCGCAGGATATGATCGTCAATGTGACCGACTGTGGTACAGAACATGGTCAGATCATCCGCCGCAGCGATGACATCGCAGGCCAGACGATTGATGAACGTATCCTTGGGCGCTGTGCTGCACGTGATATCTACGACCCGGATACGGGTGAACTGATCGTCGCGCGCAACGGCATGATCGATGAAGACGTTGCCGACATCATCCTGAAAGCGAACATCCCAGAAGTAGAAGTTCGCAGCCCGATGACCTGCCAATTGGTCCACGGCGTCTGTGCTCTGTGCTACGGTCGTGACCTGGGTACAGGCGACATGGTCAGCATTGGTACCGCCGTCGGTATCATCGCTGCTCAGTCCATCGGTGAGCCTGGTACACAGCTAACCCTGCGTACATTCCACCTTGGTGGTACGGCTTCCGCAGGCGGTGACATCACCACAGGTCTGCCGCGTGTTGAAGAGCTCTTCGAAGCACGCCGTAAGCCTAAGGGTGAAAGCGTCATGGTCGACTATGGCGGTATCCTGCGCCTGACCGAGCGCGAAGACGGGGCACGTATTGCGACCGTCATCGACAGCGAAGTCTTCAACCAGAAGCATACGATCCCGGCAGGTTGGGACATCGTGGTAGAAGATGAACAGGTCATCAAGAAGGGTGCTGTTCTCGCCCAGGAGAAAGACGGTGAAGGAACTGTCGTCTCCGAGATCGAAGGCGAAGTCTACATTGAAGATAACGACGTGTACGTCCGCTTCGAGCGTCGCGATGAGCACGAATACGAAATTCCGCTCAATGCTCGCCTGATGCCGAACATTCACGACGGCATGGAAATCAGGGCCGGTACACAGCTTACAGAAGGGTCCCGCAACCCGCATCAGATGCTGCGTGTCCTCGGTGAAGATGCCACCCAGATTTACCTGCTGAACGAAATTCAGAAGGTTTATCGTAGCCAGGGTGTGCCCATCGCGGATAAGCACTTCGAAGTGATGATCCGTAAGATGCTCAACCGTGTCCAGGTGACGAAGAGCGGCGACAGCGAATTGCTGCCGGGTGAGTTGATCGACAAGCTGCAACTGCTGCAGATGAACGAAGAACTCATCAGCCAGGGTAAAGAACCGGCTGCAGGCATTCCGGTCCTGCTCGGTATCACCAAGGCTGCTCTGAGCACGGATAGCTTCCTGTCTGCTTCCAGCTTCCAGCACACAATCAAGGTGCTGGCAGGCGCAGCTATCGAAAGCAAGGTCGATCCGCTGCATGGCTTGAAGGAAAATGTCATCATCGGTAAGCTCATCCCTGCCGGTACGGGCTTCTACGCTTATAAAGAACGTGAGCGCATCGGACCGCGTGCGACTCTGGCTGAACAGGGCGCGCTGGATTACTCCGAAGAAGAAGACGAGCTGGACGATTTTGTCTCAGCAGGTGACTAA
- a CDS encoding cellulase family glycosylhydrolase yields the protein MRRILPRILPILFLLLVAACTPQEPVLIYITRTPQPDLGTPDATIGAIIEATSASQATAASQATLDMQSTLANQATPTALATTENMPTSESLPTTTSSQPDGEGPVVSATPLPTRPGETGLSGAIIDESYTLPPTSTPRPTFTPEPQATIPTEEAVATLPFDVPYLDGRDMGVQLDWNVTEDEWYQWVQWVKPMNVTWVKIQVDWSFVQPEAPTGEPGVTFRRLELYIERLKRNDFKTILSIAKAPGWARPDGVNFDEDGAPSDPQNYANFISLLLQEMGESIDAIEIWNEPNLAREWRGGLEFSGAGYMQLFGPAYDAIRAYSPNIEIITAGLAPTGIVPGETIPDRDYLQQMYAAGLGNYSDINIGIHPFSWNNPPDVNCCTNSGAGFDDQPQFFFLDNVEDLHEIMQQNGHGDLTMWATEFGWPTWDGLPDPPPYEWMGQNTALEQAEYAIRAFEIGQEREELGPMILWNMNFANDVLIENRVELSAYSLFIPGVPIRPLYNALVSRPQ from the coding sequence ATGCGTCGAATCCTACCGAGAATCCTACCCATATTGTTCTTACTCTTGGTGGCAGCTTGTACGCCACAAGAGCCGGTTCTCATTTATATCACGCGGACGCCTCAGCCAGACTTAGGCACACCCGATGCTACAATCGGGGCGATTATTGAGGCTACCTCTGCTAGTCAAGCGACAGCAGCCAGCCAGGCGACGCTTGATATGCAATCCACACTGGCAAATCAGGCAACGCCGACAGCCCTGGCAACGACTGAAAATATGCCGACGTCGGAAAGCTTGCCGACGACGACCAGCAGCCAGCCGGATGGTGAGGGACCTGTTGTTTCGGCAACGCCTTTGCCTACAAGGCCAGGTGAAACTGGGCTGAGCGGGGCGATTATCGACGAATCTTATACTTTGCCTCCAACGAGTACACCGCGTCCGACTTTTACGCCGGAGCCGCAGGCAACCATCCCAACGGAAGAGGCTGTCGCGACATTGCCCTTCGATGTGCCTTATCTTGATGGCCGCGACATGGGCGTCCAGCTTGATTGGAACGTCACCGAGGATGAATGGTACCAGTGGGTACAATGGGTTAAGCCGATGAACGTCACCTGGGTGAAGATTCAGGTTGATTGGAGCTTCGTACAGCCAGAAGCCCCAACGGGTGAGCCGGGTGTGACTTTCCGCCGCTTGGAGCTCTACATTGAGCGGCTTAAGCGCAACGATTTTAAGACGATTTTGAGCATTGCAAAGGCCCCTGGCTGGGCCAGGCCTGATGGTGTGAACTTTGACGAAGATGGCGCCCCCAGTGACCCGCAGAATTATGCTAACTTCATCTCCCTGCTGCTGCAAGAGATGGGGGAATCTATAGATGCCATTGAAATCTGGAATGAGCCGAATCTCGCACGCGAATGGCGTGGTGGGCTGGAATTCAGCGGGGCAGGCTATATGCAGCTATTTGGGCCCGCGTATGATGCTATCCGTGCCTATTCACCGAATATCGAAATTATCACGGCTGGCTTAGCCCCGACGGGCATTGTGCCGGGGGAGACGATCCCGGATCGTGATTATTTGCAGCAGATGTATGCGGCTGGCCTGGGCAATTATTCGGATATCAACATCGGTATCCATCCGTTTAGCTGGAATAATCCGCCGGATGTGAATTGCTGTACCAATTCTGGTGCTGGCTTCGACGATCAGCCACAGTTCTTCTTCTTGGATAATGTTGAGGACTTGCACGAAATCATGCAGCAGAATGGGCATGGTGACCTGACGATGTGGGCGACCGAGTTTGGCTGGCCGACATGGGATGGCTTGCCCGACCCGCCACCTTATGAATGGATGGGGCAGAATACCGCCCTAGAGCAGGCTGAGTATGCTATCCGCGCCTTTGAAATCGGCCAGGAACGCGAAGAACTCGGCCCGATGATTCTGTGGAATATGAACTTTGCCAATGACGTGCTGATTGAAAATCGTGTCGAATTATCAGCGTACAGCCTGTTTATACCGGGCGTGCCTATCCGTCCATTGTATAACGCGCTTGTGTCCCGTCCCCAGTAG